A single Haloglycomyces albus DSM 45210 DNA region contains:
- the ybeY gene encoding rRNA maturation RNase YbeY — MAIELINESGSEVDEQALSDMAEYTLQEMGINPAADLSFLIADLEHMSDLNRRWMGGTGPTDVLSFPMHDALPGRPDAVESDIDALGDIVLSPEVAERQAQDAGHSTLDEMRMLTVHGILHILGYDHAEPVQAKEMFGLQNRILDAWRRREVKP, encoded by the coding sequence GTGGCGATCGAACTGATCAACGAATCCGGCAGCGAGGTCGACGAGCAGGCACTATCGGACATGGCCGAGTACACCCTCCAGGAAATGGGGATCAACCCGGCCGCCGACCTGTCGTTCCTTATTGCCGACCTCGAGCACATGAGCGACCTCAACCGTCGATGGATGGGAGGTACCGGACCCACCGACGTCCTCTCCTTCCCCATGCACGACGCGCTCCCCGGCCGCCCCGACGCCGTCGAATCCGACATCGACGCCCTCGGTGACATCGTGCTGTCCCCGGAAGTGGCCGAACGTCAAGCCCAGGACGCCGGACACTCCACCCTCGACGAAATGCGCATGCTCACCGTGCACGGAATCCTTCACATTCTGGGCTACGACCACGCTGAACCCGTACAAGCCAAAGAAATGTTCGGACTACAGAACCGCATCCTCGACGCCTGGCGAAGACGTGAGGTTAAACCGTAG
- a CDS encoding PhoH family protein, with translation MSMTDRPAPNRHNAQITVTDQNTLMALLGTADSNLRFLEKRHPTVDFHLRGDTLTLSSESNELHTVQRLVKELLNLAESGETISPDLIRRTEGVIDSPGEESPQEVFTHNIVSRRGRSIRPKTVGQKQYVDAIDTHTITFGIGPAGTGKTYLAMAKAVQALQAKDINRIILTRPAVEAGEKLGFLPGTLTEKIDPYLRPLYDALHDMLDQSSIPKLMETGTIEVVPLAFMRGRTLNDSFIILDEAQNTTPEQMKMFLTRLGFGSKIVVTGDVTQIDLPGGQISGLKIVEKILSDVEDVHFSKLNSHDVVRHQLVTDIVDAYEKWDVNNEQNAPKHRK, from the coding sequence ATGTCTATGACCGATCGACCCGCACCGAACCGGCACAACGCCCAGATCACCGTTACCGATCAAAACACCCTCATGGCGTTGCTCGGAACTGCCGATTCCAACCTTCGGTTCCTGGAAAAACGTCATCCCACCGTCGACTTCCATTTGCGCGGTGACACCCTCACCCTCAGTTCGGAATCCAACGAACTGCACACAGTACAGCGACTGGTTAAGGAACTACTGAACTTGGCCGAATCAGGCGAAACCATCAGCCCCGACCTCATCCGCCGCACCGAAGGAGTCATCGACTCCCCAGGCGAGGAATCCCCCCAGGAGGTCTTCACCCACAACATCGTCTCCCGACGCGGACGGTCCATCCGCCCGAAGACGGTGGGGCAAAAACAATACGTCGACGCGATCGACACCCACACCATCACCTTCGGCATCGGCCCCGCCGGGACGGGGAAAACCTACCTGGCCATGGCCAAAGCCGTCCAGGCTCTGCAGGCCAAGGACATCAATCGCATCATCCTCACCCGTCCAGCGGTCGAAGCGGGGGAAAAACTCGGTTTCCTTCCCGGCACCCTCACCGAAAAAATCGACCCGTACCTGCGACCCCTCTACGACGCACTCCACGACATGCTGGATCAGTCGTCCATCCCCAAACTCATGGAAACCGGAACCATCGAAGTCGTTCCGCTGGCGTTCATGCGCGGACGCACGCTCAACGACTCCTTCATCATCCTCGACGAGGCGCAAAACACCACCCCCGAGCAGATGAAGATGTTCCTCACCCGACTCGGCTTCGGTTCCAAAATCGTCGTCACCGGAGACGTCACCCAAATCGACCTCCCCGGTGGACAGATCTCCGGACTGAAGATCGTCGAAAAAATCCTCAGCGACGTCGAAGACGTTCACTTCTCCAAGCTCAACAGCCACGACGTCGTGCGCCACCAACTGGTGACCGACATCGTCGACGCCTACGAGAAATGGGACGTCAACAACGAACAGAACGCACCTAAGCACCGGAAATAA
- a CDS encoding histidine triad nucleotide-binding protein, whose product MNKEPDCIFCSIIAGDIPSTEVATSEHAYAFRDLHPAAPSHIVVVPKRHHPNVNELSHTDPELTGHVVALAAEAATKDGLDADGWRLLTNTGEHAGQTVQHVHFHVLGGERLGPLNAPRN is encoded by the coding sequence ATGAACAAAGAGCCAGACTGCATTTTCTGTTCCATCATCGCCGGAGACATCCCGTCCACCGAAGTCGCCACCAGCGAACACGCCTACGCCTTCCGCGACCTTCACCCCGCCGCGCCGAGCCACATCGTCGTCGTGCCCAAACGCCACCACCCCAACGTCAACGAGCTCTCCCACACCGACCCCGAACTGACCGGACACGTGGTCGCCCTGGCTGCCGAAGCGGCCACCAAAGACGGGCTCGACGCGGACGGCTGGCGCCTGCTGACCAACACCGGCGAACACGCCGGCCAGACCGTTCAACACGTCCATTTCCACGTACTCGGCGGGGAACGACTCGGTCCGCTCAACGCGCCGCGAAACTGA
- a CDS encoding DMT family transporter, with translation MALTDSLRQFTTPPRGALAFGAALASMTFVGIATPVLVVLDDYPVFTGQAIRFLVGGLLLVGLLNLRRSPATTAPIRLGDWGRIVLLALSGVAGFNVFLIMALRHADPSAVGTIIGGVPIALALLSPLLARRRPSPHLLAAAGIVTVGITLTQGLGGGTWYGLAWGAAALAAEVIYHLVAASVVERLGAIRVSGYACLTAVPMLLLAAIVTDGTAAFQTPDSSEWIALLYLSVFATALAFSLWLVAVPRIGVERTGLCAGAAPVAAVVATWVIGTGDPQIADTAGAVLVAVGIVVGMRTRQSRKRAESRQPAVNHDRPVNQADPTP, from the coding sequence GTGGCTCTCACTGACTCTTTGCGGCAATTCACCACACCGCCACGCGGCGCGCTCGCCTTCGGCGCGGCCTTGGCCTCCATGACTTTCGTGGGAATCGCCACCCCGGTCTTGGTCGTTCTCGACGACTATCCCGTCTTCACCGGCCAGGCCATCCGTTTCCTTGTCGGTGGGCTTCTGCTGGTCGGTCTGTTGAACCTGCGACGGTCACCGGCCACGACCGCCCCTATCCGTCTCGGCGATTGGGGCAGAATCGTTCTCTTGGCCCTCAGCGGGGTCGCGGGTTTCAACGTCTTTCTGATCATGGCGCTACGTCACGCCGATCCGTCCGCCGTCGGCACCATCATTGGCGGGGTTCCGATCGCACTGGCGCTGCTCAGCCCACTTCTCGCCCGGCGACGGCCGTCCCCGCACCTCCTCGCCGCCGCCGGAATCGTCACCGTCGGAATCACGCTCACCCAGGGCCTCGGGGGAGGAACCTGGTACGGCCTTGCCTGGGGAGCGGCGGCTCTGGCCGCCGAAGTGATTTACCACCTGGTCGCGGCGAGCGTGGTCGAGCGTCTCGGAGCCATCCGAGTGTCCGGGTACGCCTGTCTGACGGCCGTCCCCATGTTGCTGTTGGCCGCGATCGTGACCGACGGAACGGCCGCGTTCCAGACCCCTGACTCCAGCGAATGGATCGCCCTGCTGTATTTGTCCGTGTTCGCCACCGCGTTGGCCTTCAGCCTCTGGCTCGTCGCCGTTCCTCGCATCGGAGTGGAACGAACCGGGCTGTGCGCCGGTGCCGCCCCCGTGGCCGCCGTCGTCGCCACCTGGGTCATCGGCACCGGGGACCCGCAGATCGCCGATACCGCAGGGGCCGTTCTCGTGGCGGTGGGCATTGTCGTCGGTATGCGAACCCGACAGAGCCGGAAGAGAGCCGAATCCCGACAACCTGCCGTGAACCACGACCGACCCGTGAACCAAGCAGACCCAACGCCTTAG
- a CDS encoding 16S rRNA (uracil(1498)-N(3))-methyltransferase — protein MTEPFFLIDQLPSGNAGVLDGPEGHHAADVQRLRVGERLSLTDGHGNIAHSTVTGSEKARLEYAIDERIQAPRPIPSLTLVQALPKGDRGERAVQEATEIGVDSVIPWAAARSIVQWKGARGEKSRRKWATTAREAAKQARRPWVPLVEELYTTKQLVSRLRQVDQVIIAHEDATEPLSQVSLADAGEIAVIIGPEGSLTPDEVKAFSEFSNPVRLGETILRTSTAGPAILSVLQARLGRW, from the coding sequence GTGACTGAACCGTTTTTCCTCATCGACCAGCTGCCCAGTGGCAACGCTGGAGTCCTTGACGGGCCGGAAGGGCATCACGCCGCCGATGTGCAACGCCTGCGCGTCGGCGAGCGCCTCAGCCTGACCGACGGCCACGGCAACATCGCCCACTCGACCGTCACCGGCTCCGAGAAGGCCCGCCTCGAATACGCCATCGACGAGCGCATTCAAGCACCCCGCCCCATCCCCAGCCTGACGTTGGTGCAGGCGCTCCCCAAAGGAGACCGGGGAGAGCGGGCGGTGCAGGAGGCCACCGAAATCGGCGTCGACAGCGTCATTCCCTGGGCGGCGGCACGGTCGATCGTGCAATGGAAAGGCGCTCGCGGCGAAAAGTCCCGCCGAAAGTGGGCCACCACCGCACGCGAGGCGGCCAAACAGGCACGACGCCCCTGGGTGCCACTGGTGGAGGAGCTGTACACCACCAAGCAACTCGTGTCACGTCTGCGGCAGGTCGACCAGGTCATCATCGCCCATGAGGACGCCACGGAACCCCTCTCGCAGGTTTCCTTGGCCGACGCAGGCGAGATCGCCGTCATCATCGGTCCCGAAGGCTCCCTGACACCCGACGAGGTCAAGGCCTTTTCAGAGTTCTCCAACCCTGTCCGTCTAGGCGAGACGATTCTCCGGACCTCGACGGCCGGCCCGGCGATCCTCTCGGTACTCCAGGCACGCCTCGGCCGTTGGTGA
- the dnaJ gene encoding molecular chaperone DnaJ → MAKDYYGILGLEKGASEAEMKKAYRKLARKYHPDVSDEPDAEERLQEVNVAFEVLMDPDKRAIVDAGGDPHDRSAGAGAAGGNFMGFEDIVDAFFGGSMGGFGGRRGPRSRTRPGNDALIRLDLSLDELAFGTESDITVETAVLCDECTGSGSETGEVKTCTTCGGNGQVQVVQNTIIGQMRSVRPCSACSGYGSLIADPCSKCGGEGRVRSRRKITVKIPSGIEDGMRIRLSGEGEVGPGGGPAGDLYVEVHEKPHEVFTRDGPDLHCRVRVPMTQAALGTKLNVHTLDEEVEVEVPPGTQPDTVKKIRGKGIPKLRGTGTRGDLYVELDVRTPTKLDGEQEEILRNLATLRDEEIKEVKSGSGFFARMRDAFHGHQ, encoded by the coding sequence GTGGCTAAAGACTATTACGGAATTCTGGGTCTCGAGAAAGGGGCTTCCGAGGCCGAAATGAAGAAGGCCTATCGGAAGCTCGCGCGCAAGTATCACCCGGACGTCTCCGACGAACCCGACGCCGAAGAGCGCCTGCAAGAGGTCAACGTCGCCTTTGAAGTCCTCATGGACCCCGACAAGCGGGCCATTGTGGATGCCGGTGGCGACCCTCACGACCGATCGGCCGGAGCCGGTGCCGCAGGCGGCAACTTCATGGGCTTCGAAGACATCGTGGACGCCTTCTTCGGCGGGTCGATGGGCGGCTTCGGAGGTCGCCGTGGACCGCGCTCGCGCACGCGCCCCGGTAACGACGCCCTGATCCGACTGGACCTCAGCCTGGACGAACTGGCCTTCGGCACCGAATCGGACATTACCGTGGAGACGGCCGTTCTCTGTGACGAATGCACCGGCTCAGGCTCCGAAACCGGAGAGGTCAAAACCTGTACCACCTGTGGCGGCAACGGCCAGGTACAGGTCGTGCAGAACACCATCATCGGGCAAATGCGTTCGGTTCGCCCCTGTTCGGCCTGCTCCGGCTACGGCTCCCTCATAGCCGACCCCTGCAGCAAATGCGGCGGGGAAGGACGCGTCCGCAGCCGCCGCAAGATCACCGTCAAGATCCCCTCGGGCATCGAAGACGGCATGCGGATCCGTCTGTCGGGCGAAGGCGAGGTCGGCCCCGGCGGCGGCCCGGCCGGCGACCTGTACGTCGAAGTCCACGAAAAACCGCACGAGGTCTTCACCCGCGACGGACCGGACCTGCACTGCCGAGTGCGCGTACCCATGACCCAAGCGGCGCTGGGAACCAAACTCAACGTTCACACCCTCGACGAGGAAGTGGAAGTCGAGGTACCGCCCGGCACCCAACCCGACACGGTCAAAAAGATCCGTGGCAAGGGCATTCCCAAACTACGCGGTACCGGCACACGCGGCGACCTCTACGTCGAACTCGACGTACGCACCCCCACCAAACTGGATGGGGAACAGGAAGAGATCCTGCGTAACCTGGCGACACTACGCGACGAGGAGATCAAGGAAGTTAAGTCCGGCTCGGGCTTCTTCGCGCGGATGCGCGACGCCTTCCACGGTCACCAGTAA
- the hrcA gene encoding heat-inducible transcriptional repressor HrcA, giving the protein MDERKLQVLRAVVEDYVSTQEPVGSKAIATQHELGVSAATVRNDMAWLEDSGYIQQPHTSAGRIPTDKGYRLFVDRLEKIQPLSSAERRAVNRYLSEAGDLDDVVNRTVRLLAQLTHQVAVVQYPSLNRSTVRHLELLRLGPYRLLLVVITDTGRVEQRHLEFREEIDEDYTLELRTLINEKLAGQPIVEAPEILSRLPNEARPELRGIATGLTRVLLDAFLDSSEERVAVAGAANLTRTVAPIRSVTPLLEALEEEMVLMRLIGPPGEQTNLTVRIGDENELDDFRHTTVVTTGYGPGAVVGHMGVVGPTRMDYPGTIAAVRAVARYVSDILERNR; this is encoded by the coding sequence ATGGATGAACGCAAACTACAGGTGCTGCGTGCCGTCGTTGAGGACTATGTCTCCACTCAGGAGCCGGTGGGCTCGAAAGCCATTGCCACCCAACACGAATTGGGAGTATCCGCCGCGACCGTGCGAAACGACATGGCCTGGCTGGAAGACTCCGGCTATATCCAGCAGCCCCATACCTCGGCGGGGCGAATCCCCACCGACAAGGGCTATCGCCTTTTCGTCGATCGCCTGGAGAAGATCCAGCCGCTCTCCAGCGCCGAACGCCGGGCGGTCAACCGCTATCTTTCCGAGGCCGGCGACCTCGACGACGTGGTCAACCGAACCGTCCGTCTCCTGGCGCAACTGACCCACCAGGTCGCCGTGGTGCAGTACCCCAGCCTCAACCGTTCCACCGTGCGGCACCTTGAGCTCCTTCGTCTCGGTCCGTACCGGCTTCTACTGGTCGTCATCACCGACACCGGACGAGTCGAACAGCGGCACCTGGAATTCCGCGAGGAAATCGACGAGGACTACACGCTCGAACTGCGCACGCTCATCAACGAAAAACTCGCCGGGCAACCTATCGTGGAGGCTCCCGAGATCCTGTCTCGGCTGCCTAATGAGGCCCGGCCGGAGCTGCGCGGCATCGCGACCGGACTGACCCGTGTCCTCCTGGACGCCTTCCTGGACTCCAGCGAGGAACGCGTGGCCGTGGCCGGGGCCGCCAATCTCACCCGCACCGTAGCGCCGATACGCAGTGTCACGCCGCTGCTGGAGGCGTTGGAAGAGGAAATGGTTCTCATGCGGCTCATTGGTCCTCCCGGAGAGCAGACCAATTTGACCGTCCGCATCGGAGATGAGAACGAACTCGATGATTTCCGGCACACCACGGTGGTAACCACCGGTTACGGGCCTGGTGCTGTCGTCGGGCACATGGGGGTCGTTGGACCCACTCGCATGGACTACCCAGGGACCATCGCGGCAGTCCGTGCCGTGGCCCGCTATGTCTCAGACATATTGGAACGCAACCGTTGA
- a CDS encoding CapA family protein, giving the protein MPRTTPLSTRALARRSVLLGAGAGLSLTACGSEDSDESAPGRAGEESRSPRPSPTREPEVEGVTITHVGDAFPGKWPDRLPAEGDDAFFAKVSDRFDGDVNIANLEGAFSTAEWQKCESGCIYFRLPGEYASLYSEAGFDVLNHANNHAWDAGPQGAEETRDVVEGLGMELSGHQGTITQVERNGISVAIVGFAPYYMFTDSRDIQACDQLVREAAASADVVVVSVHMGAEGTDARHVTAGTETFHGEDRGDPMGLSHACVDAGADVVIGHGPHVMRGMEYYNGKLIAYSLGNFGGGQNILDGDGWLGVGGVLSVTLSKDGETVESKFTPTVMDSNGYPAPDDQARGLDAINELAEDFGSSGVVADESGQLLFPDS; this is encoded by the coding sequence ATGCCTCGTACCACTCCGCTGTCCACCCGTGCCTTGGCGCGCCGCAGTGTATTGCTCGGTGCCGGTGCGGGACTGTCCTTGACCGCGTGCGGAAGTGAGGATTCGGACGAATCCGCTCCCGGCCGGGCCGGTGAGGAAAGCCGTTCGCCCCGGCCGTCGCCGACCCGGGAACCGGAGGTTGAGGGCGTCACCATTACGCACGTGGGAGACGCGTTCCCCGGCAAGTGGCCCGACCGGCTTCCGGCAGAAGGCGACGACGCCTTCTTTGCGAAGGTGAGTGATCGATTCGACGGGGACGTCAACATCGCCAACCTGGAAGGCGCTTTCTCCACCGCCGAGTGGCAGAAGTGTGAGTCGGGCTGTATCTACTTCCGTTTGCCCGGTGAATACGCCTCGCTCTACTCCGAGGCGGGATTCGACGTGCTCAATCACGCCAACAACCACGCCTGGGACGCCGGACCACAAGGGGCGGAGGAAACCCGGGACGTAGTGGAGGGTCTCGGCATGGAGCTGTCAGGTCATCAGGGCACGATCACGCAGGTGGAACGGAACGGGATCTCCGTAGCGATCGTCGGTTTCGCACCGTATTACATGTTCACCGACTCCCGCGATATTCAGGCCTGCGACCAATTGGTGCGTGAGGCGGCCGCGAGCGCCGACGTCGTGGTGGTCTCAGTACACATGGGTGCCGAAGGCACCGACGCCCGTCACGTCACCGCCGGGACCGAGACGTTTCACGGCGAGGATCGCGGCGACCCCATGGGTCTGTCGCACGCTTGCGTGGACGCCGGCGCGGACGTCGTCATCGGGCACGGTCCGCACGTCATGCGCGGAATGGAATATTACAACGGTAAACTCATCGCTTACTCCCTCGGTAATTTCGGTGGCGGACAGAACATTCTGGACGGCGACGGCTGGCTCGGTGTGGGCGGAGTCCTATCGGTGACGCTGTCGAAGGACGGAGAGACCGTCGAGTCGAAATTCACCCCAACGGTGATGGACTCCAATGGCTACCCCGCTCCCGACGACCAGGCGCGCGGCCTCGACGCCATCAATGAACTGGCCGAGGACTTCGGTTCCTCCGGCGTGGTGGCCGACGAATCCGGACAACTCCTGTTTCCTGACTCATAG
- the hemW gene encoding radical SAM family heme chaperone HemW, with the protein MPTIDRIASSYTPQGRGFGFYVHVPFCASRCGYCDFNTYTAAELGSAVRVSRHNYVEYVCAEIDRAARCFDEPPTIDTIFFGGGTPTLLPAADLVAIVDRLAAAFGLADDVEVTTEANPESVDRDYLATLRSGGFNRVSIGMQSTASRVLRVLERSHTPGRALEVVDEARGAGFDHVSLDLIYGTPGETAEDFAATLRAAAATDIDHLSAYSLIVEPGTALARRVRAGEVPQPSDDVAADRYLAAEEILSQSGFSWYEVSNWARGEEGRCRHNVLYWDGGHWWGAGPGAHSHLPGIRWWNVKHPATYGQRLADGLAVDDGEELTDSDHYLETIMLRTRLSTGLPLQLLSREARAVADRLADDGLVVIGDGRLRLTLRGRLLADAVIRDLTV; encoded by the coding sequence TTGCCGACGATCGATCGTATTGCCTCGTCGTACACCCCTCAGGGGCGAGGCTTCGGCTTCTACGTCCATGTCCCGTTTTGCGCTTCACGGTGCGGCTATTGCGATTTCAATACCTACACCGCCGCTGAGCTCGGTAGCGCCGTCCGCGTCTCGCGCCACAATTACGTCGAATACGTTTGCGCTGAGATCGACCGGGCCGCGCGGTGCTTTGACGAACCGCCGACCATCGACACGATCTTCTTCGGTGGCGGTACCCCGACGTTGCTGCCCGCCGCCGATCTCGTCGCGATCGTGGATCGATTGGCCGCCGCCTTCGGCTTGGCCGACGATGTAGAGGTCACGACGGAGGCGAATCCGGAATCGGTCGATCGCGATTATCTGGCGACCTTGCGTTCGGGAGGCTTCAACCGCGTGTCGATCGGCATGCAGTCCACGGCGTCCCGTGTGCTTCGGGTCCTGGAACGGTCGCATACCCCGGGCCGTGCGCTGGAGGTGGTCGACGAGGCGCGCGGAGCCGGATTCGACCATGTGAGCCTCGACTTGATTTACGGCACCCCGGGAGAGACCGCGGAGGATTTCGCGGCAACGCTCCGCGCGGCGGCGGCAACGGATATCGACCACCTCTCGGCGTATTCCTTGATCGTGGAGCCGGGCACTGCTCTGGCACGACGCGTGCGCGCCGGTGAGGTGCCGCAGCCGTCGGACGATGTGGCCGCCGACCGCTATCTCGCGGCCGAGGAGATCCTGTCTCAATCCGGTTTCAGTTGGTATGAGGTATCCAACTGGGCGCGTGGTGAGGAGGGTCGCTGTCGGCACAACGTCCTCTATTGGGATGGGGGCCACTGGTGGGGAGCCGGACCCGGGGCGCATTCGCATCTGCCGGGAATACGCTGGTGGAACGTCAAACATCCCGCGACGTACGGACAGCGTCTGGCCGACGGACTCGCCGTCGACGACGGTGAGGAATTGACTGATAGTGATCACTATTTGGAAACGATTATGTTGCGGACTAGGCTCTCGACGGGCCTTCCGCTACAGTTGTTGAGCCGAGAGGCCCGTGCGGTCGCCGACCGCCTGGCCGATGACGGTCTGGTGGTCATCGGTGACGGGCGCTTGCGGTTGACGCTGCGAGGGCGCCTATTGGCCGACGCCGTCATCCGCGATCTCACCGTATAA
- a CDS encoding enoyl-CoA hydratase-related protein yields MESNDALIISKTDRGVTTVTLNQPARRNALSRELIGELTTAFQELGKDDATRVIVLTHAGPVFCAGADLKQSAAATDTGQLPAAALPALFLAMDDNPKPVVVATRGGVRGGGMGLIAAADITVSTDDVQLAFSEVKLGVVPAVIAPVVARRVNPAQMRRLFLTGETFSGLEAVDHGIIDIATSGEAFDGAIDTQVNRLLEGGPEAQSGIKKITRDPDLSTDLARAAETTARYFLSDEGKEGVKAFGDKRQPRWVP; encoded by the coding sequence ATGGAAAGCAACGACGCTCTCATCATTTCCAAGACCGACAGAGGGGTCACCACCGTGACCCTCAATCAGCCCGCCCGCCGCAACGCGCTATCGCGCGAATTGATCGGTGAACTCACCACCGCCTTCCAAGAGCTCGGCAAGGACGACGCCACCCGCGTCATCGTCCTCACTCACGCGGGACCGGTCTTCTGCGCCGGAGCCGATTTGAAGCAAAGCGCCGCCGCCACCGACACCGGGCAACTGCCCGCTGCCGCCCTACCGGCCCTGTTCCTCGCCATGGACGACAACCCCAAACCCGTCGTCGTCGCCACACGCGGCGGAGTGCGAGGCGGCGGAATGGGACTGATCGCCGCCGCCGACATCACCGTGAGCACCGACGACGTGCAACTGGCTTTCAGCGAGGTCAAACTCGGCGTCGTACCGGCCGTTATCGCCCCCGTCGTCGCCCGCCGCGTCAACCCCGCTCAGATGCGCCGTCTCTTCCTCACCGGTGAAACCTTCAGCGGACTTGAGGCCGTCGACCACGGCATCATCGACATCGCGACCAGCGGCGAAGCCTTCGACGGCGCCATCGATACTCAGGTCAACCGTCTACTCGAAGGCGGACCCGAGGCACAATCAGGTATAAAGAAGATCACCCGTGACCCCGACCTCAGCACCGACCTGGCGCGTGCGGCCGAAACCACAGCGCGCTACTTTCTTTCAGACGAAGGAAAAGAAGGAGTGAAAGCGTTTGGCGACAAACGTCAACCCCGCTGGGTACCCTAG
- the lepA gene encoding translation elongation factor 4 encodes MSEVSVINQPGATPSEAIRNFCIIAHIDHGKSTLADRMLQLTEVVDQRQMRDQYLDRMDIERERGITVKSQAVRMPWKSSVVDGEQRDFVLNMIDTPGHVDFSYEVSRSLAACEGAVLLVDAAQGIEAQTLANLYMAMENDLAIIPVLNKIDLPSADPDRYAEELAGLIGCEPEEVFQVSGKTGVGVEDLLDAICEQIPSPVGDAEAPPRAMIFDSVYDTYRGVVTYIRMVDGQLKARSKIEMKSTKADHDLLEMGVISPEPTVSKALGVGEVGYLITGVKDVRQSKVGDTVTDARNPAEEALPGYTEAKPMVYSGLYPIDGSDYQSLREALDRMQLNDAALQFEPETSAALGFGFRVGFLGLLHLEIIRERLEREANLDLISTAPNVVYDVVMEDGEEIQVTNPSEFPEGKTASVTEPVVSATVLTPADYVGPVMDLCQGRRGSMKGMDYLSPERVEIRYTLPLAEIVFDFFDQLKSRTKGYASLDYEPAGVQDADLVKVDILLQGERVDAFSAIVHRDQAYHYGVKLAQRLKKLIPRQQFEVPIQAAVGSRIIARENIRAIRKDVLAKCYGGDISRKRKLLEKQKEGKKRMKTVGRVDVPQDAFISALRTDDD; translated from the coding sequence ATGAGTGAGGTATCAGTGATCAATCAACCAGGTGCGACGCCGTCAGAAGCCATTCGTAACTTCTGTATCATCGCGCACATCGACCACGGTAAGTCTACTCTGGCCGACCGTATGCTCCAGTTGACGGAGGTGGTTGATCAACGACAGATGCGCGACCAGTACCTCGACCGCATGGACATTGAGCGGGAACGCGGGATCACGGTGAAGTCGCAGGCCGTCCGGATGCCGTGGAAATCATCGGTGGTGGACGGCGAACAACGTGACTTCGTGCTGAATATGATCGATACTCCCGGCCACGTTGACTTCTCCTATGAGGTCTCACGTTCTTTGGCCGCCTGTGAAGGGGCTGTGCTGCTGGTCGACGCCGCCCAGGGGATCGAGGCGCAGACGCTCGCGAACCTGTATATGGCCATGGAAAACGACCTGGCCATCATCCCGGTGCTGAACAAGATCGACCTTCCCTCGGCCGATCCGGACCGCTATGCCGAGGAGTTGGCCGGTCTGATCGGCTGTGAACCGGAAGAGGTGTTCCAGGTATCGGGGAAGACCGGTGTCGGCGTCGAAGACCTACTGGACGCGATCTGTGAGCAGATTCCGTCCCCGGTAGGAGACGCCGAGGCCCCGCCACGTGCGATGATCTTCGACTCCGTCTACGACACGTATCGAGGCGTGGTGACCTACATTCGTATGGTCGACGGGCAATTGAAGGCCCGCTCCAAAATTGAAATGAAATCCACCAAGGCCGACCACGACCTGCTGGAAATGGGTGTCATCTCCCCGGAACCGACCGTGTCGAAAGCGCTCGGAGTCGGCGAAGTCGGATACCTGATCACCGGTGTCAAGGACGTTCGCCAGTCCAAGGTCGGTGACACCGTGACCGACGCCCGTAACCCCGCTGAAGAGGCTCTTCCCGGCTACACCGAAGCCAAGCCGATGGTGTACTCCGGGCTCTATCCCATTGACGGTTCGGATTATCAGAGTCTGCGCGAAGCCCTGGACCGTATGCAACTCAACGACGCGGCTCTGCAGTTCGAACCGGAGACCTCGGCGGCGCTCGGTTTCGGGTTCCGCGTCGGTTTCCTCGGCCTGTTGCACCTGGAGATCATCCGCGAGCGCCTCGAACGCGAGGCCAATCTTGATCTGATCTCCACGGCTCCGAACGTGGTCTATGACGTGGTCATGGAAGACGGCGAGGAAATCCAGGTCACCAACCCCTCGGAGTTCCCCGAGGGCAAAACGGCCAGCGTGACCGAACCGGTCGTGAGCGCCACGGTGTTGACCCCGGCGGATTACGTCGGTCCGGTGATGGATCTGTGCCAGGGTCGTCGGGGTTCCATGAAGGGGATGGACTACCTCTCTCCCGAACGCGTGGAGATCCGCTATACCCTGCCGTTGGCCGAGATCGTGTTCGATTTCTTCGACCAGCTGAAGTCGCGTACCAAGGGTTATGCGTCGTTGGATTACGAACCCGCCGGAGTGCAGGACGCCGATCTGGTGAAGGTCGACATTCTGCTGCAAGGGGAGCGGGTGGACGCTTTCAGCGCCATTGTGCACCGCGACCAGGCGTATCACTATGGTGTGAAGCTGGCGCAGCGTTTGAAGAAGTTGATTCCCCGGCAACAGTTCGAGGTGCCGATTCAGGCGGCGGTCGGTTCGCGGATCATTGCGCGGGAGAACATTCGTGCGATCCGCAAGGACGTGTTGGCCAAGTGTTACGGCGGCGATATTTCCCGTAAACGCAAGCTTCTGGAGAAGCAGAAGGAAGGTAAGAAGCGCATGAAGACCGTGGGACGGGTCGACGTTCCACAGGACGCGTTCATTTCCGCGCTGCGTACCGACGACGACTAA